The following proteins are encoded in a genomic region of Labilithrix sp.:
- the ptsP gene encoding phosphoenolpyruvate--protein phosphotransferase has translation MASKKGPPPRAPTPLPFPSPSTEPGSGPTVRDGADFRDSTKSRIPTVPPSSTEIEHKESRVLKGIAGSPGVAVGPALVLGDLRASFVRRHVASGQVQHELDRIKQAVHDAKRTLREVSTKMPQAMHDATPILEAYEMMLADPTLHERVEKRVRHEKKCAEWAVSEACEEIVAMFGPPDAAERDAYISERRHDVEFVCDRLLRALVGDEGHHPVRLDEPMIVVARDLSPADTASMVREPALAFVTSVGTRTSHTSIMARALEIPAAVGVTNAVTEIRTGDTLIVDGLTGLVTIHPSEAAIKEALQRSEQHLAFARRLLSARHKPCVTGDGVPVALKANVELPAEAILAVDHGAQGIGLYRTEFLYIDRTTQPGEDEQYEVYRAIVEAVSPQPVTLRTFDIGGDKFASTFQMPAEMNPALGLRAVRLALRQPEVFLTQLRAMVRASAHGDVRIMIPMVASVHEMREVRRLLDQAIEHVRARGLSFEEHIPLGMMIEVPAAAVLADVFARESEFFSIGTNDLVQYSLAIDRASQSLAAQASPFNPAILRLIRTVTDAGKKYERPVSLCGAMASDPLAAILLVGLGLRDLSMEAAAIPEIKEAIRRMTVAECEEIAERALACDSAEAVEEMLQKELAARFTDLIAGLADEGVLSTRSSVPPS, from the coding sequence ATGGCGTCGAAGAAAGGACCTCCGCCCCGCGCGCCGACGCCGCTCCCCTTCCCCTCGCCTTCGACGGAGCCGGGCTCGGGGCCGACCGTGCGCGACGGCGCGGACTTCCGCGACTCGACGAAGTCGCGGATCCCCACGGTGCCGCCGAGCTCGACCGAGATCGAGCACAAGGAGTCGCGCGTCCTCAAGGGCATCGCCGGCTCGCCGGGCGTCGCGGTCGGGCCCGCGCTCGTCCTCGGCGATCTCCGGGCGTCGTTCGTGCGCCGGCACGTCGCGAGCGGTCAGGTCCAGCACGAGCTCGATCGGATCAAGCAGGCGGTGCACGACGCGAAGCGCACGCTGCGCGAGGTGTCGACGAAGATGCCGCAGGCCATGCACGACGCGACGCCGATCCTCGAGGCGTACGAGATGATGCTGGCCGATCCGACGCTCCACGAGCGGGTCGAGAAGCGCGTCCGCCACGAAAAGAAGTGCGCGGAGTGGGCGGTCTCGGAGGCGTGCGAGGAGATCGTCGCGATGTTCGGCCCGCCCGACGCGGCCGAGCGCGACGCGTACATCTCGGAGCGGCGCCACGACGTCGAGTTCGTGTGCGATCGCCTCCTCCGCGCCCTCGTCGGCGACGAAGGCCACCACCCGGTGCGCCTCGACGAGCCGATGATCGTCGTCGCGCGCGACCTCAGCCCCGCCGACACCGCGAGCATGGTGCGCGAGCCCGCGCTCGCGTTCGTGACGTCGGTCGGCACGCGCACGAGCCACACCTCGATCATGGCGCGCGCGCTCGAGATCCCGGCCGCGGTCGGCGTCACGAACGCGGTCACCGAGATCCGCACCGGCGACACGCTCATCGTCGACGGCCTCACCGGCCTCGTCACGATCCATCCGAGCGAGGCCGCGATCAAGGAGGCGCTCCAGCGCTCGGAGCAGCACCTCGCCTTCGCGCGCCGCCTCCTCTCCGCGCGCCACAAGCCGTGTGTCACCGGCGACGGCGTCCCGGTCGCGCTGAAGGCGAACGTCGAGCTCCCGGCGGAGGCGATCCTCGCCGTCGACCACGGCGCGCAGGGCATCGGCCTCTACCGCACCGAGTTCCTCTACATCGATCGCACGACGCAGCCGGGCGAGGACGAGCAGTACGAGGTCTACCGCGCGATCGTGGAGGCGGTCTCTCCGCAGCCGGTGACGCTCCGCACCTTCGACATCGGCGGCGACAAGTTCGCGAGCACGTTCCAGATGCCGGCCGAGATGAACCCCGCGCTCGGCCTCCGCGCGGTGCGCCTCGCGCTGCGTCAGCCCGAGGTCTTCCTCACCCAGCTCCGCGCGATGGTCCGCGCGAGCGCGCACGGCGACGTCCGGATCATGATCCCGATGGTCGCGAGCGTGCACGAGATGCGCGAGGTGCGGCGGCTCCTCGACCAGGCGATCGAGCACGTGCGCGCGCGCGGGCTCTCGTTCGAGGAGCACATCCCCCTCGGGATGATGATCGAGGTCCCCGCCGCGGCCGTGCTCGCGGACGTGTTCGCGCGCGAGAGCGAGTTCTTCAGCATCGGGACGAACGACCTCGTGCAGTACTCGCTCGCGATCGATCGCGCGAGCCAGTCGCTCGCGGCGCAGGCCTCGCCGTTCAACCCGGCCATCCTCCGCCTCATCCGCACCGTCACCGACGCGGGCAAGAAGTACGAGCGCCCTGTCTCGCTCTGCGGCGCGATGGCGTCCGACCCGCTCGCCGCGATCCTCCTCGTCGGCCTCGGCCTCCGCGATCTCTCGATGGAGGCGGCGGCGATCCCGGAGATCAAGGAGGCGATCCGGCGCATGACGGTCGCCGAGTGCGAGGAGATCGCGGAGCGCGCGCTCGCGTGCGACAGCGCCGAGGCGGTCGAGGAGATGCTGCAGAAGGAGCTCGCCGCCCGCTTCACCGACCTCATCGCCGGCCTCGCCGACGAGGGCGTCCTCAGCACCCGCTCGAGCGTCCCGCCGAGCTAG
- a CDS encoding HPr family phosphocarrier protein → MSDRATAQFKIVNDLGLHARAATKLVQLAARFPCEVALAHGGQSANAKSVMGVLLLCGSKGTVVEVTATGERAAECVDAIGKLIADRFGEPS, encoded by the coding sequence ATGAGTGACCGCGCGACCGCCCAGTTCAAGATCGTGAACGACCTCGGCCTCCACGCGCGCGCGGCGACGAAGCTGGTCCAGCTCGCGGCGCGCTTCCCCTGCGAGGTCGCGCTCGCGCACGGCGGGCAGAGCGCGAACGCGAAGAGCGTCATGGGCGTGCTCCTCCTCTGCGGATCGAAGGGCACCGTCGTCGAGGTCACCGCCACCGGCGAGCGCGCCGCGGAGTGCGTCGACGCGATCGGCAAGCTCATCGCCGATCGGTTCGGAGAGCCGAGCTGA
- the rapZ gene encoding RNase adapter RapZ gives MVVVVTGMSGGGRTTALRSLEDLGFFCIDNLPPVLAADAVTLCEKGGMTRVALGMDVRVRAFLGEAGRVLETLEHNRDLSVLFLDASDELLLRRFSETRRPHPLATYGSLTPAASVLEGVTLERERLSPLRARATRVIDTTSLGVHDLRRQVISYFGPASGSAERMTIRILSFGYKYGPPADADLVFDVRFLKNPYFIPELKRVPGTEAPVRDFVMGLPETTEFLAKTLDLLNYVVPKYEQEGKSYLTIAFGCTGGMHRSVVLAEHVARALDTSLHDAETRASSKRDGQLRIEIAVVHRDVVRKDPAVTIPPPAAADVVTVPRMP, from the coding sequence ATGGTGGTCGTCGTCACCGGGATGTCCGGTGGTGGCCGGACGACCGCGCTCCGGTCGCTCGAGGACCTCGGGTTCTTCTGCATCGACAACCTGCCGCCGGTCCTCGCCGCCGACGCGGTCACGCTCTGCGAGAAGGGCGGCATGACGCGGGTCGCGCTCGGGATGGACGTCCGCGTCCGCGCGTTCCTCGGCGAGGCCGGGCGCGTGCTGGAGACGCTCGAGCACAACCGCGATCTGTCCGTCCTCTTCCTCGACGCCTCCGACGAGCTCCTGCTCCGCCGCTTCAGCGAGACGCGGCGCCCGCACCCGCTCGCGACCTACGGCTCGCTCACGCCCGCGGCGTCGGTCCTCGAGGGCGTCACCCTCGAGCGCGAGCGCCTCTCACCGCTCCGCGCGCGCGCGACGCGCGTGATCGACACGACGTCGCTCGGCGTCCACGACCTGCGCCGCCAGGTCATCTCCTACTTCGGCCCCGCGTCCGGCAGCGCCGAGCGGATGACGATCCGCATCCTCTCGTTCGGCTACAAATACGGGCCGCCGGCGGACGCGGACCTCGTGTTCGACGTGCGGTTCCTCAAGAACCCCTACTTCATCCCCGAGCTGAAACGGGTGCCCGGCACGGAGGCGCCGGTGCGCGACTTCGTCATGGGTCTGCCCGAAACTACGGAGTTTTTGGCGAAGACGCTCGATCTCTTGAACTACGTCGTGCCGAAGTACGAGCAAGAGGGCAAAAGCTATCTTACCATCGCGTTTGGATGCACCGGGGGGATGCACCGCAGCGTGGTGCTCGCGGAGCACGTAGCGAGGGCGCTCGATACGTCGCTGCACGACGCCGAAACGCGCGCGTCCTCGAAACGCGACGGTCAGCTCCGCATCGAAATCGCGGTGGTGCACCGTGACGTCGTGCGGAAGGACCCGGCCGTCACGATCCCTCCGCCGGCGGCCGCCGACGTCGTCACCGTCCCGAGGATGCCATGA
- the hprK gene encoding HPr(Ser) kinase/phosphatase has protein sequence MSESPSDPPARSAPPPMLDITVREVIEDTRLGIKLARLAGESGLGRPIRHPRVQKSGLALAGHYYGVVPTRVQVLGETELSYLETLGTDQRGEAARGFFSLGLSCVVVTRRADCPRAIVQAAEATGTPLFMSDARSSRSINAFHALLDEKLAPSTSLHGVLVDVFGIGLLLLGKSGIGKSECAVELVLRGHRLVADDVVRCEWRPPGMVFGSPADMLRHHVEVRGLGLLNIKDLFGVTAVRERKRIDMIVRLDEWDEKKEYDRLGVDDEHYPILGTPIRLVTVPVRPGRDMGAMLEMAARNELLRRAGKHSARELLARLEENAGIAPEMAIEDQPESVALTPISGASSGNLGSGTPAPNSSVALPGWGDSDRAIPAAQRLPSNESSAWIPVYRPNDRGGSGGDG, from the coding sequence ATGAGCGAATCGCCGTCCGACCCGCCCGCGCGCTCGGCGCCGCCGCCGATGCTCGACATCACCGTCCGTGAGGTGATCGAGGACACGCGGCTCGGCATCAAGCTCGCGCGCCTCGCCGGCGAGAGCGGGCTCGGACGGCCGATTCGCCACCCGCGCGTGCAGAAGAGCGGCCTCGCGCTCGCGGGCCACTACTACGGCGTGGTCCCGACGCGGGTGCAGGTCCTCGGCGAGACCGAGCTCTCGTACCTCGAGACGCTCGGCACCGATCAGCGCGGAGAGGCCGCGCGCGGCTTCTTCTCGCTCGGGCTCTCGTGCGTCGTCGTCACGCGCCGCGCCGACTGCCCGCGCGCGATCGTGCAGGCCGCGGAGGCGACCGGCACGCCGCTCTTCATGAGCGACGCGCGCTCGAGCCGCTCGATCAACGCCTTCCACGCGCTCCTCGACGAGAAGCTCGCGCCGTCGACGTCGCTCCACGGCGTCCTCGTCGACGTCTTCGGGATCGGCCTCCTCCTCCTCGGCAAGAGCGGCATCGGCAAGAGCGAGTGCGCGGTGGAGCTCGTGCTCCGCGGCCACCGCCTCGTCGCCGACGACGTCGTCCGCTGCGAGTGGCGTCCGCCGGGCATGGTCTTCGGCTCCCCCGCCGACATGCTGCGGCACCATGTCGAGGTCCGCGGGCTCGGCCTCCTCAACATCAAAGACCTTTTCGGGGTCACCGCGGTCCGCGAGCGCAAACGAATCGACATGATCGTGCGACTCGATGAATGGGACGAAAAGAAGGAATATGATCGGCTCGGCGTGGACGACGAGCACTACCCCATCCTCGGGACGCCGATCCGGCTCGTGACGGTGCCGGTCCGGCCCGGCCGCGACATGGGCGCGATGCTCGAGATGGCGGCGCGCAACGAGCTCCTCCGCCGCGCGGGGAAACACAGCGCGCGCGAGCTCCTCGCGCGGCTGGAAGAGAACGCCGGCATCGCGCCGGAGATGGCGATCGAGGATCAGCCCGAGAGCGTCGCGCTCACCCCGATCTCGGGGGCGAGCTCGGGCAACCTCGGCAGCGGCACCCCCGCGCCGAACAGCAGCGTCGCGCTGCCGGGCTGGGGCGACTCCGATCGCGCGATCCCCGCCGCGCAGCGCCTCCCCTCGAACGAGAGCTCCGCCTGGATCCCGGTCTATCGCCCGAACGACCGCGGAGGATCGGGGGGCGACGGATGA
- a CDS encoding PTS sugar transporter subunit IIA, whose translation MLLSDLLSPERIGIQRRDPGFNKEAAIARLAELIGERPGVSVRDVEQALLDREQLQSTGIGEGVAIPHGALPQLNEQVAALLIVPDGVEFQAIDDAAVTILFGVITPKRATGEHLKTLARVSRLLRNKDFRQRLIHAPDPQAVFDLIRAEEAASPSIPEGRASERDIAAAKESDKRGP comes from the coding sequence ATGCTCCTTTCCGACCTCCTGTCGCCCGAGCGCATCGGCATCCAGCGCAGGGACCCAGGGTTCAACAAAGAAGCAGCCATCGCCCGCCTCGCCGAGCTGATCGGCGAGCGTCCGGGCGTCAGCGTCCGCGACGTCGAGCAGGCGCTCCTCGATCGCGAGCAACTCCAGAGCACCGGCATCGGCGAGGGGGTCGCCATTCCGCACGGCGCGCTTCCGCAGCTCAACGAGCAGGTCGCCGCGCTCCTCATCGTCCCCGACGGCGTCGAGTTCCAAGCGATCGACGACGCCGCGGTGACCATCCTGTTCGGCGTCATCACGCCGAAGCGCGCGACCGGCGAGCACCTCAAGACGCTCGCTCGTGTCTCGCGGCTGCTCCGCAACAAGGACTTCCGGCAGCGCCTCATCCACGCGCCGGATCCGCAGGCGGTCTTCGACCTGATCCGCGCGGAAGAGGCGGCCTCGCCCTCGATCCCGGAAGGCCGCGCGAGCGAACGTGACATCGCCGCCGCGAAGGAGAGCGACAAACGGGGGCCATGA
- the raiA gene encoding ribosome-associated translation inhibitor RaiA → MNISITFRQMEASEAVKGYANEKVAKLQKFLRQPMHGQVTLSCQKTLHLAEVDLHSGGAHYHAHEESEDMYATIDKVIDKLERQIRDEHGARSKKGSDRASDHLLPDEPEE, encoded by the coding sequence ATGAACATCTCCATCACCTTCCGGCAGATGGAAGCGTCCGAAGCGGTGAAGGGCTACGCGAACGAGAAGGTGGCGAAGCTCCAGAAGTTCCTTCGGCAACCCATGCACGGACAGGTGACGCTGAGCTGTCAGAAGACGCTCCACTTGGCCGAAGTCGATCTGCACTCGGGCGGCGCGCACTACCACGCGCACGAGGAGAGCGAGGACATGTACGCGACGATCGACAAGGTGATCGACAAGCTCGAACGCCAGATCCGTGACGAGCACGGCGCGCGCTCGAAGAAGGGCTCCGACCGCGCCTCCGATCACCTCCTCCCCGACGAGCCGGAGGAGTGA